The following are encoded in a window of Brevibacillus sp. DP1.3A genomic DNA:
- a CDS encoding LCP family protein: MKIWKRVLLLLLVVMATTAGYYGYSFYQFAQNIQEPNIAPPSGGNSTKAAEIPEWDGKERVNILLMGVDRRGMKNNGLPRSDSMMLVSIDPTGKRYDMFSILRDTYVDIPGRGSSRINSAIVEGGPELAMETVSQFTGIPVDRYVITDFEGFKALIDAVGGVEIDVEKNMYYHDPTDKGAYDINLKKGLQKLDGDKALQYARFRHDATSDYTRTERQRKLMTAVVDQMKNGTTLMQLPTILKEVTPYVQTNISSVDMLKLSALGLKLNTLEPGNYQLPPMGMFRESHRAGSVLVPDVDQVQSFVQEKIAPPTEATDQPEGEKKSSTQN; this comes from the coding sequence ATGAAAATATGGAAACGAGTGTTGCTTCTTTTGCTTGTCGTGATGGCTACGACAGCTGGATACTACGGATACTCTTTTTATCAATTTGCTCAAAATATTCAAGAGCCTAACATCGCACCGCCTAGTGGTGGGAATTCCACCAAAGCAGCAGAAATACCAGAGTGGGATGGCAAGGAACGCGTCAATATTCTGCTGATGGGAGTAGACCGCAGAGGAATGAAAAATAACGGGCTTCCTCGTTCTGACTCCATGATGCTGGTCAGCATCGATCCTACGGGGAAACGTTATGACATGTTTTCAATCCTACGTGATACGTATGTAGATATTCCCGGTAGAGGTAGCTCGCGGATCAACTCTGCGATTGTAGAAGGTGGACCTGAGCTAGCAATGGAAACGGTTAGTCAGTTCACTGGAATTCCAGTAGATCGTTACGTGATTACTGACTTTGAAGGCTTCAAGGCTCTGATTGATGCAGTAGGCGGAGTCGAGATCGATGTAGAAAAAAATATGTATTATCATGACCCGACAGACAAAGGTGCTTATGATATTAATCTGAAAAAGGGTCTGCAAAAGCTGGATGGAGACAAAGCCTTGCAATATGCTCGTTTCCGCCATGATGCGACCTCCGATTATACACGGACGGAGCGTCAGCGGAAATTGATGACGGCAGTCGTGGATCAGATGAAGAATGGTACGACGCTGATGCAGCTTCCTACGATTTTGAAGGAAGTAACACCGTATGTTCAAACCAATATTAGTTCGGTGGACATGCTGAAGCTGTCTGCACTCGGATTAAAATTGAATACGTTAGAGCCTGGTAACTATCAGTTGCCGCCGATGGGGATGTTCCGTGAATCGCACCGTGCAGGTTCCGTTCTGGTTCCGGATGTCGATCAGGTTCAGTCGTTTGTCCAAGAAAAAATTGCACCTCCTACAGAAGCAACAGATCAACCTGAGGGAGAAAAGAAAAGCAGCACGCAAAACTAA
- a CDS encoding MFS transporter, which produces MISPSAFLNRYPREAIFFLIASFINSSGSAFMWPLTTLYVHTILQRSMTEAGFVLMIQSLAGIFGQFIGGSLFHRLGAKRLIVGALIFQGLIQFSIPFVQSWPVYLILMMGLGFTFNLSFPAIQAFIGFRWKEQRRELFNIVYVGNNLGMAIGTALAGVIATLSFQLTFWFNSTSTLLFALFFFLFMKNISHQELVGEQQEEQKKHREKNNFTLLFRYQLYLFMALGAAFIFFSNTVWNTGVAPYITEQGMPLSSYSWLWTINGIIIFAGQPITSWIKRLLNQSLSAQLVVSAIAYAVGFGCMLAYHGSYYAFVVGMVITTFGEMLISPTIPTFISEKTGENAPFYLGVVGAITTGGRLLGPLAMGFMYDHGGINPTLFLATLVSAGSVLLCLLHAYFHREKQAEVAKY; this is translated from the coding sequence GTGATATCACCGTCAGCTTTTCTCAATCGCTATCCACGTGAGGCCATTTTCTTCCTCATCGCCAGCTTTATTAACTCCTCCGGGAGTGCCTTTATGTGGCCACTTACTACCTTATACGTACATACCATTTTGCAACGCTCGATGACAGAAGCTGGATTCGTCCTGATGATCCAATCTCTGGCTGGAATCTTCGGCCAATTCATCGGCGGCTCGTTGTTTCATCGACTAGGTGCCAAGCGTCTCATTGTCGGTGCATTGATTTTTCAAGGACTTATTCAATTTTCCATTCCTTTCGTTCAGAGCTGGCCTGTCTACTTGATTCTCATGATGGGGCTTGGCTTTACGTTCAACCTGTCATTTCCAGCCATTCAAGCATTTATTGGTTTCCGTTGGAAGGAACAGCGTCGCGAATTATTTAATATCGTCTACGTCGGTAATAATTTGGGAATGGCAATCGGAACCGCATTGGCAGGCGTTATTGCCACTCTATCCTTCCAGCTTACTTTTTGGTTCAACAGCACGAGCACCTTATTGTTTGCCTTGTTCTTCTTCCTTTTTATGAAGAACATATCTCATCAGGAACTGGTCGGAGAGCAACAGGAGGAACAGAAAAAACACCGTGAGAAAAACAACTTTACCCTGCTATTCCGCTACCAATTGTACTTGTTTATGGCATTGGGCGCAGCATTCATTTTCTTTTCCAATACGGTATGGAACACAGGCGTCGCTCCTTATATTACCGAACAAGGTATGCCTTTGTCTTCGTATAGCTGGCTGTGGACTATCAACGGGATTATCATTTTTGCCGGCCAACCCATCACATCCTGGATCAAGCGGCTGTTGAATCAGAGCTTGTCTGCCCAACTCGTCGTCAGTGCCATCGCGTATGCTGTCGGTTTTGGGTGTATGCTGGCTTACCACGGTAGTTATTACGCATTTGTTGTCGGAATGGTTATCACTACATTTGGAGAAATGCTCATCTCGCCCACTATTCCTACCTTTATATCGGAAAAAACTGGGGAGAATGCACCGTTTTATTTGGGGGTAGTTGGGGCGATTACAACTGGTGGAAGGCTGCTGGGGCCTTTAGCTATGGGGTTCATGTATGACCATGGTGGCATTAATCCAACCCTGTTCTTGGCAACGCTTGTCTCTGCGGGTTCGGTTCTGCTCTGTCTGTTACATGCTTATTTTCATCGGGAAAAACAAGCAGAGGTTGCTAAATACTGA
- a CDS encoding SDR family oxidoreductase — translation MSKLVVITGVTRGLGRAMVERFHEAGWAVAGCGRSEKEVQGLRQQFGDQHHFSVVDVSVMEQVEKWAEEIKVEVGVPDLLINNASIINRNSPVIGLAASEFSRVMDINVNGVFYVIRAFLPSMVQRANGGVVVNISSYWGRNGEAFLSPYCASKFAIEGLTQSLAAELPEGMAAVALDPGGSIDTSMLQSCSPEDVDTAPNPVEWSRVAVPYIMGLGPQDNGKSLTCPPVRNN, via the coding sequence ATGAGTAAGCTAGTAGTGATTACAGGTGTGACACGTGGTTTGGGTAGGGCGATGGTCGAGCGTTTTCACGAAGCAGGCTGGGCGGTTGCAGGCTGCGGTCGTTCGGAAAAAGAGGTGCAAGGACTGCGTCAGCAATTCGGAGATCAGCATCATTTTTCTGTCGTCGACGTTTCGGTAATGGAGCAGGTGGAAAAGTGGGCAGAGGAAATCAAAGTCGAGGTGGGCGTTCCCGATTTGTTGATTAACAATGCCTCCATTATAAACCGGAACAGCCCAGTCATTGGGCTTGCGGCAAGCGAGTTTTCGAGAGTGATGGACATCAATGTGAATGGTGTTTTCTATGTAATTCGCGCCTTTTTACCGTCTATGGTTCAGCGCGCAAATGGCGGAGTCGTCGTAAATATCAGCTCATACTGGGGAAGAAACGGGGAAGCGTTTTTATCGCCGTACTGCGCATCGAAGTTCGCCATCGAAGGATTGACGCAATCATTGGCAGCTGAATTGCCTGAGGGAATGGCAGCAGTGGCGCTTGATCCAGGAGGCAGTATCGATACTTCCATGCTCCAATCATGCTCACCAGAAGATGTGGACACGGCACCGAATCCGGTAGAGTGGAGCCGTGTGGCGGTACCGTACATCATGGGACTTGGTCCGCAAGACAACGGAAAGTCGCTTACCTGCCCGCCAGTGAGAAACAACTGA
- a CDS encoding BrxA/BrxB family bacilliredoxin: protein MMSYEAYMSQVIQPMRDELTRNGFQELRTAEEVEQALPNAKGLTLVVVNSVCGCAAGLARPAVVHSLNHATKPDNIFTVFAGQDKEATAKAREYFEGYAPSSPSFAIMKDGKIMTMVERHQIENNELATIAGLLTNAYDTYK, encoded by the coding sequence ATGATGTCTTATGAAGCATATATGAGCCAAGTAATTCAACCGATGCGCGATGAGTTGACTCGCAACGGTTTTCAAGAGCTTCGCACTGCTGAAGAAGTAGAGCAAGCACTGCCAAATGCAAAAGGCCTGACACTTGTTGTCGTGAACTCGGTTTGTGGCTGCGCAGCAGGACTCGCTCGTCCAGCAGTTGTACATTCCTTGAATCACGCTACAAAACCGGATAACATCTTCACTGTATTCGCAGGTCAAGACAAGGAAGCGACTGCAAAAGCACGCGAATATTTCGAAGGCTATGCACCGTCTTCCCCATCCTTCGCGATCATGAAAGATGGTAAAATCATGACCATGGTCGAGCGTCATCAGATCGAGAACAACGAACTGGCAACAATCGCTGGCCTGTTGACCAACGCTTACGACACTTACAAATAA
- the rnjA gene encoding ribonuclease J1, which produces MLGGKRVSDVKIFAMGGLGEIGKNMYCVEYEDEIIIIDCGVKFPENEMFGIDLVIPDISYLKDNQHKIKALLLTHGHEDHIGAIPYILRQIKVPIYGGRLTLGLVKAKLEEHRLQNEVKLIPISEDTEIPFAKLKATFFRTNHSIPDSLGVVLYTPEGMVIHTGDFKFDMTPVGQTTEYGKIARIGASGDVLALLSDSTNSERPGFTMSERTVGEGILDVVRKARGRIILATFASNVHRLQQVVDAAEQCNRKVAVIGRSMEKVFLIGQELGYIQMPEGMLIDIKHIDNYADNQVLIICTGSQGEPMAALTRIASGSHRTVSIYPEDTVIISASPIPGNTINVSRTIDKLYRAGANVVLSHAFDIHASGHGSSEELKLMLNFIRPKYFIPIHGEYRMLKTHSKLAQQVGIEESNIFIMDNGEVLNCNREKAWLSKVQAGIVLIDGSGIGDVGNIVLRDRKHLAEDGLMVVVVSLDMKNFKILTGPDIVSRGFVYVRGSESLIQEATQLVRGRLQEALDKKIKEWSELKSQINEVIKPFIYEKTGRNPMILTILMEV; this is translated from the coding sequence ATGTTAGGAGGAAAGAGAGTGAGCGACGTTAAGATTTTCGCGATGGGCGGCCTCGGCGAGATCGGAAAAAATATGTACTGCGTCGAGTATGAGGACGAAATCATCATTATTGACTGCGGGGTAAAGTTCCCCGAGAATGAAATGTTTGGTATTGATCTGGTTATCCCGGATATTTCTTATCTGAAGGACAACCAGCATAAGATAAAAGCACTTTTGTTGACGCACGGACATGAGGATCACATCGGAGCGATTCCTTATATTTTACGGCAAATCAAGGTGCCGATTTACGGTGGTCGTCTGACCCTGGGCTTGGTCAAGGCGAAGCTGGAAGAGCACCGTTTGCAAAATGAAGTGAAGCTGATTCCAATTTCGGAAGATACGGAAATTCCTTTTGCCAAGCTGAAGGCGACATTCTTCCGTACGAACCACAGTATTCCGGATTCCCTGGGAGTTGTGCTCTATACACCTGAGGGAATGGTCATTCACACGGGTGACTTCAAGTTTGACATGACACCAGTTGGCCAAACAACGGAGTACGGAAAAATTGCACGCATTGGTGCGAGCGGTGACGTCTTGGCGCTTTTGTCCGACAGTACGAACAGTGAGCGTCCTGGATTTACGATGTCGGAGAGAACGGTAGGGGAAGGGATTCTCGATGTGGTACGCAAAGCGCGTGGACGCATCATCCTGGCTACCTTTGCTTCCAACGTGCATCGCCTGCAACAAGTGGTAGACGCTGCCGAGCAATGCAATCGCAAAGTGGCGGTTATTGGTCGCAGTATGGAAAAGGTTTTCTTGATTGGACAAGAGCTGGGTTACATCCAAATGCCAGAGGGCATGTTGATTGATATTAAGCACATCGACAACTACGCGGACAACCAAGTGCTGATTATTTGCACGGGTAGTCAAGGTGAGCCGATGGCAGCGTTGACCCGGATTGCTTCCGGATCGCACCGTACAGTTTCCATTTATCCAGAAGATACGGTTATCATTTCCGCATCCCCGATTCCTGGGAACACGATCAACGTCAGTCGCACGATAGACAAGCTGTACCGTGCAGGTGCCAACGTGGTATTGAGTCATGCATTTGACATCCACGCATCTGGACATGGCAGCAGTGAAGAATTGAAGCTCATGCTCAACTTCATTCGTCCGAAATATTTCATCCCGATTCACGGGGAATACCGGATGCTCAAGACTCACTCCAAGCTGGCTCAACAAGTTGGGATCGAGGAGAGCAACATCTTTATTATGGACAACGGCGAAGTGCTGAATTGCAACCGCGAAAAAGCGTGGCTCAGCAAAGTACAAGCAGGGATTGTCCTCATTGATGGCAGTGGTATCGGCGACGTCGGAAATATCGTTCTGCGCGATCGCAAGCATTTGGCTGAGGATGGCTTGATGGTCGTGGTTGTCAGCCTCGATATGAAGAACTTCAAAATTTTGACGGGCCCAGATATCGTGAGCCGCGGCTTCGTTTACGTACGCGGTTCGGAATCCTTGATTCAGGAAGCGACACAGCTCGTTCGTGGGCGTCTGCAGGAAGCATTGGATAAGAAAATCAAGGAATGGTCTGAGCTGAAGTCACAGATTAATGAAGTGATCAAGCCGTTCATTTACGAAAAAACAGGCCGTAACCCAATGATTCTTACCATTTTGATGGAAGTGTAG
- a CDS encoding YqzG/YhdC family protein: protein MANHFEKERDKQVQAARRLYCYRNMMPLLSTVLFLFLFQPFPTYAQPPYAKWGRLAMQETMKRYPNAQIVDYLHVGRKQKTPTTSEETFKLLLQEGNRRWALLIHIEFVNQTEDVVNISYEETR, encoded by the coding sequence ATGGCAAACCATTTCGAAAAGGAGAGGGATAAGCAAGTGCAAGCCGCTCGTCGCCTATATTGTTATCGGAACATGATGCCCCTTCTCTCCACTGTACTTTTCCTGTTCCTCTTTCAGCCGTTCCCTACCTATGCCCAGCCTCCCTATGCAAAATGGGGCAGGCTCGCGATGCAGGAGACGATGAAGCGATATCCAAACGCTCAAATTGTGGACTACCTGCATGTCGGACGAAAACAAAAAACGCCCACCACGTCGGAAGAGACGTTTAAGCTCTTGCTTCAAGAAGGCAATCGCAGGTGGGCGTTACTCATTCATATTGAATTCGTGAATCAGACAGAAGATGTCGTAAACATCTCCTATGAGGAGACTCGCTAG
- a CDS encoding SCO family protein has product MSEGTQLQQESAMKKHWFPVLAGIILLAIVGVFGYKYMTEEKIEVLKPIADFTLDNSDGTTYTFNESAGKVRLVEFMFTKCPDICPATTYNMAKLQDQLKEKGLFGDKVEFISISFDPDNDTPEVLQEYAAKFKADQSGWKFLRGDAQAVEKVTKDFGLMVMKQPDGSYAHTARMFLVDGDGNMRRAYGMAADMDMEVMMKEMEQLAD; this is encoded by the coding sequence GTGAGTGAAGGAACACAATTGCAGCAGGAATCTGCGATGAAAAAACATTGGTTTCCTGTGTTAGCTGGTATTATCCTTTTGGCTATCGTCGGTGTATTTGGTTATAAGTACATGACAGAAGAGAAGATCGAAGTGTTGAAGCCCATCGCGGATTTCACCTTAGACAACAGTGACGGAACAACCTATACATTTAATGAAAGTGCTGGCAAAGTACGACTGGTGGAGTTTATGTTTACCAAGTGCCCGGATATTTGTCCGGCTACTACGTACAACATGGCCAAGCTGCAAGATCAGTTGAAGGAAAAGGGACTGTTCGGAGACAAAGTAGAGTTTATCTCCATTTCCTTTGACCCTGATAACGATACGCCGGAAGTCTTGCAGGAGTACGCAGCCAAGTTCAAGGCAGATCAGAGCGGCTGGAAGTTCCTGCGCGGGGACGCTCAGGCTGTAGAGAAAGTGACGAAGGATTTTGGTCTGATGGTCATGAAGCAGCCAGATGGTTCTTATGCTCATACGGCTCGCATGTTCCTTGTGGATGGAGATGGAAACATGCGCCGCGCGTACGGGATGGCAGCTGACATGGACATGGAAGTCATGATGAAAGAGATGGAACAGCTCGCTGACTAG
- a CDS encoding rhodanese-like domain-containing protein, translating into MSHGVKEMTPQELLEKLDAKEELQVIDVREVDEWNAGHIKEAKLIPLGFLPHRIDELDKNIPIVMVCRSGARSNTATEYLSAQGYDVANMVGGMLAWPGEVEQ; encoded by the coding sequence ATGAGCCATGGAGTAAAGGAAATGACACCACAAGAGCTGTTGGAAAAGCTGGATGCCAAAGAGGAACTGCAAGTCATTGATGTACGTGAAGTAGATGAGTGGAATGCAGGTCACATTAAAGAGGCTAAGTTGATCCCACTCGGCTTTTTGCCGCACCGTATCGATGAGCTGGATAAGAACATTCCGATTGTGATGGTTTGCCGCAGTGGTGCCAGAAGCAATACAGCTACAGAGTATTTGAGTGCTCAAGGGTATGACGTGGCGAATATGGTTGGCGGCATGCTCGCATGGCCAGGTGAAGTGGAACAGTAA
- a CDS encoding homocysteine synthase: MSDQQQWKPETLAVHGGQEVDPVTGSRAVPIYQTTSYVFRDTEHAANLFGLKEFGNIYTRIMNPTQDVFEKRVALLEGGVGALATASGQAAITFAILNIAHAGDEIVASSSLYGGTYNLFAHTLPRLGIKVHFADQSNPENFRAYINEKTKAVFCETIGNPRIDVADIEAIANIAHENGVPLIVDNTFATPILCRPFEHGADIIVHSTTKFIGGHGTAIGGIIVDSGKFDWNNGKFPGLTTPDPSYHGVVYTEAVGPLAYIIKARVQLQRDIGAAVAPINSFLFLQGLETLHLRIERHSQNALAVAQFLTNHSAVEWVSYPGLESDSQHELAQKYLPKGAGAILTFGIRGGIEAGKTLIESVKLFSHLANVGDSKSLIIHPASTTHQQMTEEEQAAAGVTPGLIRLSVGTESIDDIISDLEQALQRALQLSTVG; this comes from the coding sequence ATGTCCGATCAACAACAATGGAAGCCAGAAACACTTGCGGTACACGGTGGACAGGAGGTTGACCCTGTAACAGGCTCACGTGCTGTTCCGATCTATCAGACGACCTCCTACGTTTTCCGTGATACGGAGCATGCTGCCAACCTGTTTGGCTTAAAAGAGTTTGGGAATATCTATACACGCATCATGAATCCGACACAGGATGTGTTTGAGAAGCGTGTTGCCCTGCTCGAAGGTGGTGTAGGCGCACTCGCGACCGCATCCGGGCAAGCTGCCATTACATTCGCCATCTTAAATATTGCGCATGCAGGAGACGAGATCGTCGCTTCCAGCAGCCTCTACGGCGGTACCTACAACCTGTTCGCTCACACTCTTCCCCGCCTCGGGATCAAGGTTCATTTTGCTGATCAATCCAATCCGGAAAATTTCCGTGCCTATATCAATGAAAAGACAAAAGCCGTGTTTTGCGAGACGATCGGCAACCCGCGCATTGATGTCGCTGATATCGAGGCGATCGCCAATATTGCTCACGAAAATGGCGTGCCTTTGATCGTGGACAACACCTTCGCGACTCCGATTTTGTGCCGTCCTTTTGAACACGGGGCCGATATTATCGTGCACTCTACCACCAAATTCATCGGCGGCCACGGAACAGCAATTGGCGGTATTATCGTAGACTCAGGAAAATTTGACTGGAACAACGGAAAATTCCCAGGTCTGACTACACCAGACCCAAGCTACCATGGCGTCGTCTATACAGAGGCAGTCGGTCCACTCGCCTATATTATCAAGGCGCGCGTCCAGCTCCAACGCGATATCGGAGCGGCTGTCGCCCCAATCAACTCCTTCTTGTTCCTGCAAGGATTAGAAACACTGCATCTGCGCATCGAGCGGCATAGCCAGAACGCCTTGGCAGTAGCTCAATTCCTCACCAATCACTCTGCCGTAGAGTGGGTGAGCTATCCAGGGCTGGAGTCAGACTCCCAGCATGAATTGGCACAAAAATATTTGCCAAAAGGTGCTGGCGCGATCCTGACCTTTGGAATTCGCGGTGGCATTGAGGCAGGAAAAACATTGATCGAATCAGTGAAGCTGTTCTCCCATCTCGCAAATGTCGGGGACTCCAAGTCACTCATCATTCATCCAGCTAGCACAACACATCAGCAAATGACAGAAGAAGAGCAGGCAGCAGCCGGAGTGACTCCGGGACTCATTCGCCTCTCCGTCGGCACAGAATCGATCGACGATATCATCTCTGATCTGGAGCAAGCCTTGCAGCGTGCGTTGCAATTATCTACGGTAGGTTAA
- a CDS encoding helix-turn-helix transcriptional regulator, which yields MKVLNIGSERTTYRVEISYSPLFEAALGIAAATYDQLHHTMEHPPAYWRQLLDELSPSVRQEVDYAKEHNTWKTLLQLLDLCPFTDVDSFLSYVRELSTEQLRYEALPYLGENMQEARRKAAQGSKEDCTVLQEACRAHLFFEAYIGHITSVDAEELRSHILRLMEGWYITHIKPREEEIVRMLERDWAQKQSKLGKFNPEALVEYATGSSYLPEPAVTRVLLIPQAIYRPWTVQADAVGTKIFYYPVADENLHDAVDPNQPPPSLVQALKALGDEHRLRMVKMLAEKDLSLQEITDQLSMAKSTVHHHLSMLRSAHLVETAGSRYRLRRHTLDKLPLMWDEFLDRSTP from the coding sequence GTGAAAGTTTTAAATATCGGAAGTGAACGGACAACATATCGCGTGGAGATCTCGTATTCTCCTTTATTCGAAGCAGCCTTGGGAATCGCTGCCGCTACCTACGATCAATTGCATCACACGATGGAACACCCTCCTGCCTACTGGCGTCAACTGTTGGACGAGCTGTCACCCTCTGTACGGCAAGAAGTCGACTATGCGAAGGAGCACAACACGTGGAAGACGCTTTTGCAACTGCTCGATCTTTGCCCTTTCACAGATGTGGATTCATTTCTCTCCTATGTCAGAGAGCTCTCAACAGAACAGCTCCGATATGAGGCCCTCCCTTATCTTGGTGAAAATATGCAGGAAGCACGTCGAAAGGCTGCACAAGGAAGCAAGGAGGATTGCACCGTTTTGCAGGAAGCGTGCCGTGCGCACCTCTTTTTTGAAGCGTATATCGGACATATTACTTCCGTTGATGCAGAAGAGCTGCGGAGTCATATTCTCCGATTGATGGAAGGCTGGTATATCACTCATATCAAGCCGCGTGAGGAAGAAATCGTTCGCATGCTAGAAAGGGATTGGGCGCAAAAGCAAAGCAAGCTAGGAAAGTTCAACCCGGAAGCCTTGGTAGAGTATGCTACGGGATCGAGCTACCTCCCTGAGCCTGCCGTGACACGCGTACTGCTGATTCCACAAGCGATCTATCGCCCGTGGACCGTACAGGCCGATGCTGTCGGGACGAAAATTTTTTATTACCCTGTTGCCGACGAAAATTTGCACGATGCTGTAGATCCTAATCAGCCACCCCCTTCACTGGTGCAAGCCTTAAAAGCACTCGGTGATGAGCATAGGCTGCGCATGGTCAAAATGCTGGCGGAAAAGGACCTGAGTCTGCAAGAGATAACAGATCAACTCTCCATGGCGAAATCGACAGTACACCATCACCTGTCCATGCTGCGGTCTGCCCATCTCGTTGAAACGGCAGGCTCCCGTTACAGACTCCGCCGTCATACGCTGGACAAGCTCCCCCTGATGTGGGATGAATTCCTGGACAGGAGCACCCCATGA